In Stigmatopora nigra isolate UIUO_SnigA chromosome 18, RoL_Snig_1.1, whole genome shotgun sequence, one genomic interval encodes:
- the pgap3 gene encoding GPI-specific phospholipase A2-like PGAP3 isoform X1 codes for MASSPLSPRRTSVSPAKVAVVVLLMWTTTAEASQGDKEPIYRDCVKTCVQSNCTGSRLRWYQTVQPHYMALTGWTCRDDCRYECMWTTVGLYQAEGYQIPQFHGKWPFARFLCFEEPASALASLLNGLACLLMMLRYRSTVPRQSPMFHTINAFSLVSLNAWFWSTVFHTRETFLTEKMDYFCATAVILYSIYLCCVRTLGLKHPVVSSIVGVVLILVFTSHVSYLTFVSFDYSYNMAANISFGMVNLLWWLFWCWSNRRTLPYWWKCVLVVLLLHGLVLLELLDFPPLLWILDAHALWHLSTIPVHVLFYSFLIEDSLYLLNTEKMGVKVE; via the exons ATGGCGTCGTCGCCGCTGTCCCCCCGCCGCACATCTGTCTCACCGGCTAAGGTGGCGGTGGTTGTGCTTCTAATGTGGACCACCACCGCCGAGGCCTCCCAGGGTGACAAAGAACCGATTTACCGGGACTGCGTAAAGACTTGCGTCCAGAGCAACTGCACCGGATCTCGGCTACGGTGGTACCAGACGGTCCAGCCGCATTACATGGCGCTGACAg GCTGGACTTGTCGTGATGACTGTCGATACGAGTGCATGTGGACCACTGTGGGGCTTTACCAGGCCGAAGGCTACCAAATCCCACAATTCCATGGCAAG TGGCCATTCGCCCGCTTCCTGTGTTTCGAGGAGCCGGCGTCCGCCCTGGCCTCTCTCCTCAACGGCCTGGCATGCCTTCTCATGATGCTGCGTTACCGAAGCACCGTGCCGCGCCAGAGTCCCATGTTCCACACCATCAACGCCTTCTCTCTG gTGTCGCTCAATGCTTGGTTCTGGTCCACGGTGTTCCACACCCGGGAAACATTCCTCACTGAG aaaatggaTTATTTCTGCGCTACTGCAGTCATTCTCTACTCCATTTACTTATGTTGTGTCAG AACACTGGGTCTGAAGCACCCAGTGGTGTCCAGCATCGTGGGAGTGGTGCTCATCTTGGTCTTCACGTCACACGTGTCCTACTTAACCTTCGTCAGTTTTGACTACAGTTACAACATGGCTGCCAATATCTCCTTCG GAATGGTGAACCTACTGTGGTGGCTGTTCTGGTGCTGGAGCAACCGGCGCACGCTGCCCTATTGGTGGAAGTGCGTCCTGGTGGTTTTGCTGCTTCATGGCCTGGTCCTGCTAGAGCTGCTGGACTTCCCACCATTGCTCTGGATTCTGGATGCTCACGCCCTCTGGCACCTCAGCACCATTCCAGTGCACGTCCTTTTCTACAG TTTCCTGATAGAAGACAGCCTTTACTTGCTCAACACTGAGAagatgggtgtcaaagtggagtaA
- the pgap3 gene encoding GPI-specific phospholipase A2-like PGAP3 isoform X2 yields the protein MASSPLSPRRTSVSPAKVAVVVLLMWTTTAEASQGDKEPIYRDCVKTCVQSNCTGSRLRWYQTVQPHYMALTGWTCRDDCRYECMWTTVGLYQAEGYQIPQFHGKWPFARFLCFEEPASALASLLNGLACLLMMLRYRSTVPRQSPMFHTINAFSLVSLNAWFWSTVFHTRETFLTEKMDYFCATAVILYSIYLCCVRTLGLKHPVVSSIVGVVLILVFTSHVSYLTFVSFDYSYNMAANISFGMVNLLWWLFWCWSNRRTLPYWWKCVLVVLLLHGLVLLELLDFPPLLWILDAHALWHLSTIPVHVLFYRFLLAPSVS from the exons ATGGCGTCGTCGCCGCTGTCCCCCCGCCGCACATCTGTCTCACCGGCTAAGGTGGCGGTGGTTGTGCTTCTAATGTGGACCACCACCGCCGAGGCCTCCCAGGGTGACAAAGAACCGATTTACCGGGACTGCGTAAAGACTTGCGTCCAGAGCAACTGCACCGGATCTCGGCTACGGTGGTACCAGACGGTCCAGCCGCATTACATGGCGCTGACAg GCTGGACTTGTCGTGATGACTGTCGATACGAGTGCATGTGGACCACTGTGGGGCTTTACCAGGCCGAAGGCTACCAAATCCCACAATTCCATGGCAAG TGGCCATTCGCCCGCTTCCTGTGTTTCGAGGAGCCGGCGTCCGCCCTGGCCTCTCTCCTCAACGGCCTGGCATGCCTTCTCATGATGCTGCGTTACCGAAGCACCGTGCCGCGCCAGAGTCCCATGTTCCACACCATCAACGCCTTCTCTCTG gTGTCGCTCAATGCTTGGTTCTGGTCCACGGTGTTCCACACCCGGGAAACATTCCTCACTGAG aaaatggaTTATTTCTGCGCTACTGCAGTCATTCTCTACTCCATTTACTTATGTTGTGTCAG AACACTGGGTCTGAAGCACCCAGTGGTGTCCAGCATCGTGGGAGTGGTGCTCATCTTGGTCTTCACGTCACACGTGTCCTACTTAACCTTCGTCAGTTTTGACTACAGTTACAACATGGCTGCCAATATCTCCTTCG GAATGGTGAACCTACTGTGGTGGCTGTTCTGGTGCTGGAGCAACCGGCGCACGCTGCCCTATTGGTGGAAGTGCGTCCTGGTGGTTTTGCTGCTTCATGGCCTGGTCCTGCTAGAGCTGCTGGACTTCCCACCATTGCTCTGGATTCTGGATGCTCACGCCCTCTGGCACCTCAGCACCATTCCAGTGCACGTCCTTTTCTACAG GTTTCTTTTGGCTCCTTCAGTTTCCTGA
- the LOC144211906 gene encoding myosin regulatory light chain 2, skeletal muscle, whose product MAPKKAKRRQQQGEGGSSNVFSMFEQSQIQEYKEAFTIIDQNRDGIISKDDLRDVLATMGQLNVKNEELEAMVKEASGPINFTVFLTMFGEKLKGADPEDVIVSAFKVLDPEATGSIKKEFLEELLTTQCDRFTAEEMTNLWAAFPPDVAGNVDYKNICYVITHGEEKEE is encoded by the exons GCACCCAAGAAGGCCAAGAGGAGGCAGCAGCAGGGTGAGGGTGGATCCTCCAatgtcttctccatgtttgagCAGAGCCAAATCCAGGAGTACAAAGAG GCTTTCACAATCATCGACCAGAACAGGGATGGGATCATCAGCAAGGACGATCTGAGGGACGTGCTGGCCACCATGGGGCAACTCAATGTCAAGAATGAGGAGTTGGAGGCCATGGTTAAGGAGGCCAGCGGACCTATCAACTTCACTGTCTTCCTCACCATGTTCGGCGAGAAGCTGAAGG GTGCTGACCCCGAGGACGTCATCGTGAGCGCGTTCAAGGTCTTGGATCCCGAAGCTACCGGCTCCATCAAGAAAGAATT CCTTGAGGAGCTCCTGACCACCCAGTGCGACAGGTTTACCGCTGAGGAG ATGACCAACCTGTGGGCCGCGTTCCCCCCAGATGTCGCCGGCAACGTAGACTACAAGAACATCTGCTACGTCATCACCCACGGCGAGGAAAAAGAAGAGTAA